The Ornithinibacillus sp. 4-3 region CTCCAATCAAAGTTAATTATTAATGCTGTCATTAATCCACTGACAGCTATTTTTGAAGTGAAAAATGGGGAACTACTTACAAATGATTATTTACGAAAAATGGCTTATACATTATGTGTAGAATCAACAAAGCTTTTGAAAATGAATAAAGAGGAGCAATGGAAGCGAATTCAGAAAATTGCTTATGCTACAGCTGATAACACTTCCTCTATGCTAGTAGATATTCAAAGCAATCGTTCTACAGAAATAGAATCGATTACAGGTTATTTATTAACTATTGAAGCTATGGAAAAACCATTAACTCAATTTGTTTATCATGCTGTTAAAGCAAAAGAGATGAAAGGATAAAAAATAATTATTATGTTAGATATATTTAGTTACGCATTAGCTTTTTTTATAATCGCTCCATTTATGGTTACAGCGGTCGTCTATTTTATCAGTTTAAAGTTAGGTAAACATCCAGTAAGAGCTTTTCATAAAGCGATTAATTATTCCACGGTCGTTTACATGATCAGTGTGAGCATGATGTTAAAAGCAATATTTGGAAGCTATTATTTAGCTGCTTCACTCACTTTTATTTTATTGATTTTAGTTACCATTGTTATTATTCAGTGGAAGATACATAATGAAATTCTATTCCCTAAAATGATCAAATTATTTTGGCGAGTTAGTTTCTTAATCTATTTTATGTTATATGTCATTTTTAATATCATTGGAATCCTACAGCGAGTTTTCTTTTATTAGATGTTTTTGCAAACAGATTTCATGCATTATGAAAAGCTTTTCTGTACAATATGAATCAATGGAATGAAATTGCTGTAATTAGAGGTCTGGAAAATATCTTTGTCTCAATCTATTTATCTATTTAAAAATCAGTAATTATCACTTCATTATTGAAGAGTTAATTTATATTAAAGGAGCTTATGTCCTATGCGCGTGGAGCCAATTAAACTACATAATACAAGTAACTTAATCAAACAATATAGAGAAAATGATGAAAGCATCATGCAATATTTCGACTACTCACCGTTTCATTCCTATGGACAAAGAGTGAAAGATTTACAAAAACGTTCTTTTCGTAGAGAACAGTTAGCAGAAACTTTACATGCGATGAATGAAGAGTGGGGGGCACCAACATCCACTTTTGAAAATATAGAAAGATTAAAACAGGATAATAGTGTTGTCGTTATTGGAGGACAGCAAGCGGGTCTACTTACTGGTCCGTTATATACCATTAATAAAGTTATATCGATTATTCAATTTGCTAGAAAGCAAGAAGCAGAATTAAATATTCCAGTTATTCCGGTTTTTTGGATTGCTGGAGAAGACCATGATTATGATGAAGTAAATCATGTATACACACAAAATCAGACGAAAATTAAAAAGGTAACACTTGCCCAGCAGGTTGATGAAAAACAACCAGTTTCAAGCATTAAACTAGAAGAAAAACATATGAATAAATGGCTTAATCAACTGTTTACTCAATTAAATGAAACACAGCACACAAAGACATTATATGATGAAATAAAGCGATGTTTGCATGAATCAAAATCTATGGTTGATTTCTTTGCACGAGTGATTTTTCAATTATTTAAAGAAGAAGGACTTGTGTTAATGGATTCTAATGATACTCGTATTCGTTCTTATGAAAGTGAGTATTTTGAATTGATGATTGAAAAACAGCCTGATATTGCAAAGGCAGTATACCAAACCTATCATTCTCTTAAACAATCTGGATATGCGATAGATTTAGAGCCAGAAGAGGATGATGCGCATTTATTTTATTTACATGAAAATGAACGTATTTTACTAAAGCGTGAAACGAAGGATTTATGGGTGGGTAAACAAAATGAAGTAGAATTATCTACAGATGAATTACTTGAAGCTGCTAGAAAATCCCCCTGTTTATTAAGCAATAATGTTGTTACAAGACCAATCATGCAAGAGCTTGTATTTCCAACATTAGCTTTTATTGGAGGAAATGGTGAGATAAGCTATTGGGCTGTTTTGAAAAAAGCATTTCATAGCTTAGACCTGCAAGTGCCACCTGTTTTACCACGACTATCCTTTACATATGTGGATTATGCTCTACAAAAACGATTAGCAAAACTAACAATATCGATGGAGCATGCTATTTTAAATGGTGTAGACGACCTTAAAGTGAATTGGTTAGCGTCTCATGCGAATCCACCAATTGACGCAATTACAGAACAAGTAAAATTAAGTATCGAAAAGTTACATCAACCACTACAAGAAATCGCGGGAGATATACGCGCTGATTTATCAGGATTAGCAAAGAAGAACTTAGCTTATCTACACAAAGAAGTAGATTTTCTAAAACAACAAATGCTTCGTGCGCTTGAGGAAAAGTATGCGAATGAAATTAAAAGTTTTGATATGATTTCAAACCAATTACATCCACTAGGTGTCTTGCAAGAAAGAATATGGAGTCCATTAGAATGGATGAATAATTATGGATTTGAATTTATGAAACCTTTGATTGACGTAGATTGTTCTTTTGAAGAAGAGCATTATGTTGTATATATCTGATCCCCACCATCTACCACAAAAGATAAAAAGAAGGAAAAACAAATAGATTTTTAGCTTGATAGCACCAGAATTGGAGTATTTCCAGTTCTGGTGTTTTCTTGTGTACAAAGTATTTTTAATACCATATTCCTATTTTTAATAAAACTGTGGTGAAAAGTGGGGGGATGTGGTAATATAAAAACATGAAAGTGGGGGTTCTGTATGTTCATGGGTGAATACCAACACAACTTTGATACAAAAGGAAGAATAATTGTTCCAGCAAAGTTTAGAACGGAGCTTGGCGACCGTTTTATTGTTACCCGTGGACTGGATAAATGTTTATTTATCTATCCAATGGATGAATGGGAAGTTATTGAAGGAAAGTTAAAAAAACTCCCGCTTACAAAGAAAGATGCACGAGCATTTACACGATTCTTCTTTTCGGGTGCAGTGGAATGTGAAGTAGATAAACAAGGAAGAATTAATGTTCCTCAATCACTTCGTACATATGCAGCGTTAGATAAAGAATGTGTAGTTATAGGTGTATCAAATAGACTTGAATTATGGGCTAAGGATGCTTGGGAAGATTACTTTGATGATTCTGAGGAATCTTTTGCTGAAATAGCTGAAAACCTAATGGATTTTGATATCTAGTATTAGA contains the following coding sequences:
- a CDS encoding DUF3397 domain-containing protein; translated protein: MLDIFSYALAFFIIAPFMVTAVVYFISLKLGKHPVRAFHKAINYSTVVYMISVSMMLKAIFGSYYLAASLTFILLILVTIVIIQWKIHNEILFPKMIKLFWRVSFLIYFMLYVIFNIIGILQRVFFY
- the bshC gene encoding bacillithiol biosynthesis cysteine-adding enzyme BshC: MRVEPIKLHNTSNLIKQYRENDESIMQYFDYSPFHSYGQRVKDLQKRSFRREQLAETLHAMNEEWGAPTSTFENIERLKQDNSVVVIGGQQAGLLTGPLYTINKVISIIQFARKQEAELNIPVIPVFWIAGEDHDYDEVNHVYTQNQTKIKKVTLAQQVDEKQPVSSIKLEEKHMNKWLNQLFTQLNETQHTKTLYDEIKRCLHESKSMVDFFARVIFQLFKEEGLVLMDSNDTRIRSYESEYFELMIEKQPDIAKAVYQTYHSLKQSGYAIDLEPEEDDAHLFYLHENERILLKRETKDLWVGKQNEVELSTDELLEAARKSPCLLSNNVVTRPIMQELVFPTLAFIGGNGEISYWAVLKKAFHSLDLQVPPVLPRLSFTYVDYALQKRLAKLTISMEHAILNGVDDLKVNWLASHANPPIDAITEQVKLSIEKLHQPLQEIAGDIRADLSGLAKKNLAYLHKEVDFLKQQMLRALEEKYANEIKSFDMISNQLHPLGVLQERIWSPLEWMNNYGFEFMKPLIDVDCSFEEEHYVVYI
- the mraZ gene encoding division/cell wall cluster transcriptional repressor MraZ, whose product is MFMGEYQHNFDTKGRIIVPAKFRTELGDRFIVTRGLDKCLFIYPMDEWEVIEGKLKKLPLTKKDARAFTRFFFSGAVECEVDKQGRINVPQSLRTYAALDKECVVIGVSNRLELWAKDAWEDYFDDSEESFAEIAENLMDFDI